From Hymenobacter monticola, one genomic window encodes:
- a CDS encoding catalase family protein — protein MSLPTTAYVRFDSGVEEIQPNEQQLIDETVESMARVNRFMFEKHRHAIRDAHAKSHGILRGELHVYPNLPAHLAQGMFRQPRVYPVIIRLSSAPGSIDSDTQSAVKGMAVKIIGVEGRKFLPDQTDEVTQDFLLVNDTIIPTGDIKSYHDMQLRQEKVFIHAPEVVTTLLTEAGTLVNQALDAVGIKKEIPLVVPPHPHNHILGETFTTLGAIRFGDYVSKISVAPLSANVQALAGEQVKITDQAGWRDLVVDFFRAQGAEYELRAQLCTDLQAMPVEDAAVDWPQDQSPYQPLGKIVIPAQEAFSPARRAFADDVLSFNPFHCLPEHLPLGSINRARIQAYETSTAYRHRMNAQPRLEPRDINELPD, from the coding sequence ATGTCCCTTCCCACTACCGCCTACGTCCGCTTCGATTCCGGAGTGGAAGAAATTCAACCCAACGAGCAGCAGCTTATCGACGAAACCGTCGAGTCGATGGCCCGGGTCAACCGCTTCATGTTTGAGAAGCACCGCCACGCCATCCGCGACGCCCACGCCAAAAGCCACGGGATTCTGCGCGGCGAACTGCACGTCTACCCCAACCTGCCCGCGCACCTGGCCCAGGGCATGTTCCGGCAGCCCCGAGTGTACCCGGTCATTATCCGCTTGTCTTCGGCCCCCGGCTCCATCGACTCCGATACCCAATCGGCGGTAAAGGGCATGGCCGTGAAAATCATCGGGGTGGAAGGCAGGAAGTTCCTGCCCGACCAGACCGACGAAGTCACCCAGGACTTCCTGCTGGTCAACGACACCATCATTCCGACCGGCGACATCAAGAGCTACCACGACATGCAGCTGCGCCAGGAAAAGGTGTTTATCCATGCTCCAGAGGTGGTCACTACGCTCCTGACCGAGGCCGGCACGTTGGTAAATCAAGCTCTCGACGCCGTGGGCATCAAGAAGGAAATTCCGCTGGTGGTGCCGCCCCACCCGCACAACCACATCCTGGGCGAAACCTTCACCACGCTCGGCGCCATCCGCTTCGGCGACTACGTCTCTAAAATCAGCGTGGCCCCGCTCTCAGCCAACGTGCAGGCGCTGGCCGGCGAGCAGGTGAAAATTACCGACCAAGCCGGCTGGCGCGACCTGGTGGTGGACTTCTTCCGCGCCCAGGGCGCCGAGTACGAGCTGCGCGCCCAACTTTGTACCGACCTGCAGGCCATGCCCGTGGAAGACGCCGCCGTGGACTGGCCCCAGGACCAGAGCCCCTATCAGCCCCTGGGCAAAATCGTTATTCCGGCCCAGGAGGCCTTCAGCCCAGCCCGCCGGGCCTTTGCCGATGATGTGCTCTCGTTTAATCCGTTTCACTGCCTGCCCGAGCACCTGCCGCTGGGCTCCATCAACCGGGCCCGCATCCAGGCCTACGAAACCTCCACGGCCTACCGCCACCGCATGAACGCCCAGCCCCGCCTGGAGCCCCGCGACATCAATGAGCTGCCGGACTAA
- a CDS encoding ParA family protein, translated as MKIICVANQKGGIGKSTLITVLAGALAADYGYRVLVVDADSQQTLAGVRLTNDQPSVELEREAGTLAEPAFPYALESVGMGQVYDRLDEVSDDYDVVFIDVPGRSDDTAMIDVLSGANVVLVPVGASDAERLATISFMQLLQEISRLSREQGLDFQFFGVHSHRTNLKEEKDMDEFTDALGLPRLQASLRQLGCYKRLSTRYSYLNPAYRRAVGADASVEAEVRALCDELIARAQLTSELVA; from the coding sequence ATGAAAATCATTTGCGTTGCCAACCAGAAAGGCGGCATTGGTAAGAGTACCCTCATCACGGTGCTGGCTGGTGCGCTGGCCGCTGACTATGGCTACCGTGTGCTCGTGGTCGATGCCGACTCCCAGCAAACCCTGGCCGGGGTGCGCCTCACCAACGACCAGCCCAGTGTGGAGTTGGAGCGTGAAGCCGGCACGCTGGCTGAGCCCGCCTTTCCCTATGCGCTGGAGTCCGTAGGCATGGGGCAAGTGTATGACCGGCTCGACGAGGTCAGCGACGATTACGACGTGGTATTCATCGACGTGCCGGGCCGCTCGGATGACACGGCCATGATTGATGTGCTCAGCGGCGCCAACGTGGTGCTCGTGCCCGTGGGTGCCTCCGACGCCGAGCGTCTGGCCACCATCTCTTTCATGCAATTGCTGCAGGAAATCTCCCGGCTCTCGCGGGAGCAGGGCCTGGACTTCCAGTTCTTTGGTGTGCACTCGCACCGCACCAACCTGAAAGAGGAAAAGGACATGGACGAATTCACCGACGCCCTGGGCTTGCCGCGCCTGCAGGCGTCGCTGCGCCAGCTCGGCTGCTACAAGCGCCTGTCGACCCGCTACAGCTACCTCAACCCGGCCTATCGGCGGGCGGTGGGGGCCGATGCTTCCGTGGAAGCGGAAGTGCGCGCCCTGTGCGACGAACTGATTGCCCGGGCCCAACTCACCTCTGAACTCGTAGCGTAA
- a CDS encoding LytR/AlgR family response regulator transcription factor, with translation MEPFRALLVDDEPLARRRLAQLLGETTDFAVRGECRNGAEALAALQQGPAVDVVFLDVQMPDLSGVQVLRQLEGDGPWPLVVFVTAYDQYTLQAFETHAVDYLLKPLDEERFHECLAHLRRLLAQRRPHPAPPAEQLLVKQPGHYYFVAAEQVQYLEASGNYVTLHADGRQHQLRATLGQLESRLDPNSFLRVHRSLVVNTRYLKDLRPWTRGEYLLTLHDGTHLTSSRGYAENIQRFLKGFAL, from the coding sequence TTGGAACCCTTCCGTGCCCTGCTCGTTGACGATGAACCCCTGGCCCGCCGGCGCCTGGCCCAGCTGCTGGGCGAGACGACCGACTTTGCCGTACGCGGGGAGTGCCGCAACGGCGCGGAAGCACTGGCCGCCCTGCAGCAGGGCCCGGCCGTGGACGTGGTGTTCCTGGATGTGCAGATGCCCGACCTGAGCGGAGTGCAGGTGCTGCGCCAGCTGGAGGGCGACGGGCCCTGGCCGCTGGTTGTGTTCGTGACGGCCTACGACCAGTACACCCTGCAGGCCTTCGAAACCCACGCCGTGGACTACCTGCTCAAGCCTCTGGACGAGGAGCGGTTCCACGAGTGCCTGGCCCACCTACGGCGCCTGCTAGCCCAGCGCCGGCCACATCCCGCGCCGCCGGCCGAGCAGCTGCTTGTCAAGCAGCCCGGGCACTACTACTTCGTGGCGGCCGAGCAGGTGCAGTACCTGGAAGCCAGCGGCAACTACGTCACCCTGCACGCCGACGGGCGGCAGCACCAGTTGCGCGCCACGCTCGGCCAACTCGAAAGCCGCCTCGACCCCAACAGCTTTCTGCGCGTGCACCGCTCGCTGGTTGTCAACACGCGCTACCTCAAGGACCTGCGTCCCTGGACCCGCGGCGAGTACTTGCTGACCCTGCACGACGGCACCCACCTGACTTCCTCGCGCGGCTACGCCGAGAACATCCAGCGCTTTCTGAAGGGGTTTGCGCTCTAA
- a CDS encoding sensor histidine kinase translates to MLHLERMKWGRIALAWLLFALFMMGLVYGQAVSRGAAVHWRTVVLSPLLHSLLWALLTPVVFALASRFDLTAGRRGLLVKLLVHVAAGVALTVGYRAVYVLMLRLLAVPGTEVSWTAIVASLNVWVPMYWMLLLAAYALEYSDRYRNRSLEAARLETQLVQAQLQALKMQLKPHFLFNALNAIAALTGDDAKAGQRMMGKLGQFLRVVLDHSDAQQVTLEQELQFTALYLEIEQIRFSDRLTLCYEVDQETRPALVPSLLLQPLVENAVRHGIARNPDGGTVCLRATRQGERLQLGVYDDGPGAPGFDGAWGIGLRNTEDRLRALHGAGASLRIDTSAGQGFTVWLDLPFITTA, encoded by the coding sequence ATGCTGCACCTGGAACGCATGAAATGGGGACGCATCGCGCTGGCCTGGCTGTTGTTTGCCTTGTTCATGATGGGGCTTGTCTACGGCCAGGCGGTTAGCCGGGGCGCGGCCGTGCACTGGCGCACCGTGGTGCTGAGCCCCTTGCTGCACAGCCTGCTCTGGGCGCTGCTCACGCCGGTGGTGTTTGCCCTGGCGTCCCGCTTCGACCTGACCGCTGGCCGCCGCGGCTTACTGGTCAAGCTCCTGGTGCACGTCGCGGCCGGGGTCGCGCTGACGGTGGGCTACCGGGCCGTGTATGTGCTGATGCTGCGGCTGCTGGCCGTGCCCGGCACAGAGGTGAGCTGGACCGCCATCGTGGCCTCGCTCAACGTGTGGGTGCCCATGTACTGGATGCTGCTGCTGGCGGCCTACGCCCTGGAGTACTCCGACCGGTACCGCAACCGCAGCCTGGAAGCGGCCCGCCTGGAAACCCAGCTGGTGCAGGCCCAGCTGCAGGCGCTGAAGATGCAGCTCAAGCCCCACTTTCTCTTCAACGCCCTCAACGCCATTGCCGCCCTGACCGGCGACGACGCCAAGGCCGGGCAGCGGATGATGGGCAAGCTGGGCCAGTTCCTGCGCGTGGTGCTCGACCACTCCGACGCCCAGCAGGTCACCCTGGAGCAGGAACTGCAGTTCACGGCCCTGTACCTGGAAATCGAACAGATTCGCTTCAGCGACCGGCTCACGCTCTGCTACGAGGTGGACCAGGAAACCCGCCCCGCGCTGGTGCCGAGCCTGCTGCTGCAGCCGCTGGTGGAAAACGCCGTGCGCCACGGCATTGCCCGCAACCCCGACGGCGGCACCGTGTGCCTGCGGGCGACGCGGCAAGGCGAGCGGCTGCAGCTGGGCGTGTACGACGATGGGCCGGGCGCACCCGGCTTTGACGGCGCCTGGGGTATCGGCCTGCGCAACACCGAGGACCGGCTGCGCGCCCTGCACGGAGCCGGGGCCAGCCTGCGCATCGACACGTCTGCGGGCCAGGGCTTCACCGTCTGGCTGGATTTGCCCTTCATTACTACTGCCTAA
- a CDS encoding RNA polymerase sigma factor, with product MPTSTYADTEQDLVQRLRGRDEAAMALFYDRYALSLFHVIHRLVRHQAAAEDVLQESMIKIWFAFAQYNPARGRLYTWALNVCKHAAIDHVRVQRGRSQRTDSLHESLEAHLLSAPGFRPEHIGVADWPGQLRPHYQCVLDLLYFGGCTQEEVAEELGLPLGTVKTRARQGLKLLVKRLQAA from the coding sequence ATGCCAACTTCTACTTATGCTGACACGGAGCAGGACCTGGTCCAGCGCCTGCGCGGCCGCGACGAAGCGGCCATGGCCCTGTTCTACGACCGGTACGCGCTGAGCCTGTTCCACGTCATTCACCGCCTGGTACGGCACCAGGCGGCGGCCGAAGACGTGTTGCAGGAGAGCATGATTAAAATCTGGTTTGCCTTCGCGCAGTACAACCCCGCCCGGGGCCGCCTCTACACCTGGGCCCTGAACGTGTGCAAGCACGCCGCCATCGACCACGTGCGCGTGCAGCGCGGCCGCAGCCAGCGCACCGATTCCCTGCACGAAAGCCTGGAAGCGCACCTGCTGAGCGCCCCGGGTTTCCGGCCCGAGCACATCGGCGTGGCTGACTGGCCCGGACAGCTGCGCCCGCACTACCAGTGCGTGCTCGACCTGCTCTATTTCGGGGGCTGCACGCAGGAGGAAGTCGCCGAGGAGCTGGGTTTGCCGCTGGGCACGGTCAAGACCCGTGCGCGGCAGGGGCTGAAGCTTCTCGTGAAGCGGCTGCAGGCGGCCTGA